A single genomic interval of Tissierellales bacterium harbors:
- a CDS encoding HDIG domain-containing protein, which yields MNRNEALTLLKEHVKSDQLYRHSLAVEAAMIAYAKHFGEDVEKWGNLGLLHDIDFEKYPETHPAKSPELLANADVDQNFVDAVLSHGLSDEAKAMRTDNMRKTLSAVDQMSSFILAIALMRPTRLEGLKAKSVKKKMKDKAFSKAVDRAYLEETREALGVEFADHVDIIVCGLKEQEERLSAEGYSLLG from the coding sequence ATGAATAGAAATGAAGCACTCACTTTACTAAAAGAACACGTAAAATCAGACCAGTTATATCGACACAGTTTAGCTGTAGAAGCAGCTATGATAGCATACGCTAAACATTTTGGTGAGGACGTAGAAAAATGGGGAAATCTAGGTCTTCTTCACGATATAGACTTTGAAAAGTATCCAGAAACTCATCCAGCAAAATCACCTGAACTATTGGCTAATGCTGATGTAGATCAAAATTTTGTAGATGCTGTATTATCACATGGATTGAGCGACGAAGCTAAAGCCATGCGAACTGACAATATGAGAAAAACTTTAAGTGCTGTAGACCAGATGTCTAGCTTCATACTAGCTATCGCTCTTATGAGACCTACTCGTTTAGAAGGTCTTAAAGCAAAATCTGTAAAGAAAAAGATGAAGGACAAAGCATTTTCTAAAGCAGTTGACAGAGCCTATTTAGAAGAAACTAGAGAAGCTTTAGGCGTAGAATTTGCAGACCATGTCGACATTATCGTCTGTGGTCTCAAGGAACAAGAAGAGAGACTTAGCGCTGAAGGATACAGTCTTTTAGGCTAA
- a CDS encoding beta-eliminating lyase-related protein yields MYSFKDDYSEGAHPKILDALVSTNLNQEDGYSMDSHCMHAIELLKNATNDKNIDVHFISGGTQTNLLAISCALRPHEACISAKTGHIAGHETGAIEATGHKVITVANSEGKLSPKIIQPVLDDYNFEYSVKPRLVYISNPTELGTIYTAKELKSLYEYCSENGLLLYLDGARLSSALVVPEAELSLELVNKYTDAFFFGGTKNGALLGEALIFSNEAFKNDFRYMLKQRGAMLAKGRILGIQFETLLKDDLYLELGKYARDLAQYAQEELSNMGFGLLVESPTNQIFPVFSDDMISELRKDFAFHDWSQMAEGSTCIRLVFSWATPKEKVDEFLEKVSMLKERDL; encoded by the coding sequence ATGTATAGTTTTAAAGACGATTATAGCGAGGGAGCACATCCTAAAATATTAGATGCCCTCGTATCAACAAATTTAAATCAAGAAGATGGATATAGTATGGATTCTCATTGTATGCATGCTATAGAATTACTTAAAAATGCTACGAATGATAAAAATATAGATGTGCACTTCATATCTGGTGGAACTCAAACAAATCTTTTAGCTATAAGCTGCGCGCTAAGACCGCATGAAGCTTGCATCTCTGCTAAGACTGGACACATCGCTGGTCATGAAACTGGTGCTATAGAAGCTACAGGGCATAAAGTAATAACTGTAGCAAATTCTGAAGGCAAGCTCTCACCTAAGATTATACAGCCTGTACTAGATGACTATAATTTCGAGTATTCTGTAAAACCTAGATTGGTATATATATCAAATCCAACTGAGCTAGGAACTATTTATACTGCAAAGGAACTCAAATCACTTTATGAATATTGCAGTGAAAATGGACTACTTCTATATCTAGATGGCGCAAGACTTTCTTCTGCGCTAGTAGTACCAGAAGCTGAGCTATCATTAGAATTGGTAAACAAATACACTGATGCATTCTTTTTTGGAGGAACCAAAAATGGAGCACTGCTAGGAGAAGCATTGATTTTTTCAAATGAAGCATTCAAAAATGATTTCAGATATATGCTAAAACAAAGAGGAGCTATGCTAGCTAAGGGACGAATTTTAGGAATACAATTTGAAACTCTTCTAAAAGATGATCTTTATCTTGAACTTGGAAAGTATGCTAGAGATTTAGCACAATACGCCCAAGAAGAACTAAGCAACATGGGATTTGGTTTACTCGTAGAATCCCCAACCAATCAGATTTTCCCGGTATTTTCCGATGATATGATATCTGAGCTTAGAAAGGATTTTGCATTTCACGATTGGTCTCAAATGGCAGAAGGCTCAACTTGCATTCGACTAGTATTTTCATGGGCTACACCAAAAGAAAAAGTAGATGAGTTCTTAGAAAAAGTATCTATGTTAAAAGAGAGAGATTTATAA
- a CDS encoding MarR family transcriptional regulator has protein sequence MTGPKHLILRRLGTLTRTIHAIVESKFREKGLKKGQFLYISRICENPGINQMALSNLLKVDKTTAAKSIKKLIEQELVTKVRDANDGRSYLLYPTDTCNEIYKAIIEEENRQIDICFDGFETEEKDLIFTLLSKMTDNIEDDWAMLKK, from the coding sequence ATGACAGGACCAAAACATCTAATACTCAGGAGACTCGGAACTCTAACTAGAACTATACACGCTATTGTGGAGTCAAAATTCAGAGAAAAAGGGCTAAAAAAAGGTCAGTTTCTCTACATCAGTAGAATTTGTGAAAATCCTGGTATCAACCAGATGGCACTTTCTAACCTTTTAAAAGTGGACAAAACTACTGCAGCTAAAAGCATCAAAAAACTCATAGAACAAGAACTTGTAACAAAAGTGAGAGATGCTAACGATGGACGTTCGTATCTTCTATATCCTACAGATACTTGCAATGAAATCTATAAGGCTATAATAGAAGAAGAAAATAGACAAATAGATATATGTTTTGATGGCTTTGAAACTGAAGAAAAAGACTTGATATTCACACTTTTGTCAAAAATGACTGATAATATAGAAGATGATTGGGCTATGCTCAAGAAATAA